In Thermotomaculum hydrothermale, a single genomic region encodes these proteins:
- a CDS encoding type IV pilus twitching motility protein PilT: MHINDLLKIATQRGASDLHLKVGSYPVLRINGKLTPLTELKKLMQEDTIAMAFSLMNARQKQKFKENLEIDIAYSVPGLGRFRCNIFQQRGTVGLVLRVIPVKIRTIKELLLPKVIEKICEEQRGLVLCTGTTGSGKSTTLAAMIDFINSTRTEHIITIEDPIEFLHRDKKSIINQREIGVDTRDFANALRGALRQDPDVILVGEMRDYETIETALTAAETGHLVLSTLHTLDATETINRIISVFPPHQQKQIRLQLAQVLKAVISMRLVPRADGKGRVPAVEVMRVTPYIRTLIEDKEKTKLIHDAIERGTSQYGMQTFDQSLYFLYKQGLITLDEAMRRASNPDEFKLKIQGIQSTSDIAQENMEEALEKDNILTDNSPFELD; the protein is encoded by the coding sequence ATGCACATTAACGATTTGCTAAAGATTGCAACACAAAGAGGGGCATCCGACCTTCACTTAAAAGTAGGCTCATACCCTGTTTTAAGGATTAACGGTAAGCTTACCCCCTTAACTGAACTAAAAAAACTAATGCAGGAAGATACAATAGCAATGGCATTCTCTCTTATGAACGCAAGGCAAAAGCAGAAGTTTAAAGAAAATCTTGAAATAGACATTGCTTATTCTGTTCCAGGGCTTGGAAGGTTTAGATGCAACATATTTCAGCAAAGGGGAACGGTAGGCCTTGTTTTAAGGGTAATTCCTGTGAAGATAAGAACAATAAAGGAACTTCTCCTTCCAAAAGTTATTGAAAAAATATGCGAAGAACAGAGAGGATTGGTTCTCTGCACAGGAACAACAGGTTCAGGAAAATCAACAACCCTTGCTGCAATGATTGATTTTATAAATTCAACACGAACAGAGCATATTATTACAATTGAAGACCCGATTGAGTTTTTGCACAGGGATAAAAAATCTATTATTAACCAAAGAGAAATAGGTGTAGACACAAGAGACTTTGCCAATGCTTTAAGGGGGGCACTCCGTCAGGACCCTGATGTAATACTTGTCGGTGAGATGAGAGACTATGAAACAATAGAAACAGCCCTAACGGCAGCAGAAACAGGCCACCTTGTTCTTTCAACTTTGCATACATTAGACGCAACTGAAACAATTAACCGTATTATTTCAGTTTTTCCACCTCACCAGCAAAAACAGATAAGGCTTCAGCTTGCTCAGGTTTTAAAAGCTGTTATCTCAATGCGACTTGTGCCAAGGGCTGATGGAAAAGGCAGGGTACCAGCTGTTGAGGTTATGAGGGTTACCCCGTACATTAGAACCCTTATAGAAGATAAAGAAAAAACAAAGCTTATACACGATGCAATTGAGAGAGGCACCTCTCAGTACGGTATGCAAACATTTGACCAGTCTCTTTACTTCCTTTACAAACAGGGTTTAATTACCCTTGACGAAGCAATGAGAAGAGCATCAAATCCTGATGAATTTAAACTTAAAATTCAGGGAATTCAGTCAACAAGCGATATTGCTCAGGAGAATATGGAAGAGGCGCTTGAAAAGGATAACATTCTTACAGATAATTCGCCATTTGAATTAGACTAA
- a CDS encoding glycerophosphodiester phosphodiesterase gives MNEKFRIIGHRGAKGEMPENSLEGFEYILKNGIQWAEIDLRLNEDGEVVLHHDKKYENHIANKPKNFRLLPKLKDALNSFPQLNFNLELKESAVAEKLTDFPELKNNPGRFILSSFHHHTVKKLKKIFPDIPCLFLISGDFFDLHSYITRHKVDGVVFEHEFFSEKEIKKLIENGKQVYCYSVDDVKDVLYFYNQGINGIITNYPVKMKKYLETIEPFKKK, from the coding sequence ATGAACGAAAAATTCAGAATTATAGGCCACAGGGGGGCAAAGGGGGAAATGCCAGAAAACTCCCTTGAAGGCTTTGAATATATCTTGAAAAATGGGATACAGTGGGCTGAAATTGATTTAAGGCTTAACGAAGATGGAGAAGTTGTTCTCCACCACGATAAAAAATATGAAAACCACATTGCGAACAAACCAAAAAATTTCAGGCTTTTGCCGAAACTGAAAGATGCCTTAAATTCTTTCCCCCAATTAAACTTTAACCTTGAATTAAAAGAGAGTGCTGTTGCTGAAAAACTAACAGATTTCCCTGAATTAAAAAATAATCCAGGGAGATTTATACTTTCATCCTTTCATCACCATACGGTAAAGAAACTAAAAAAAATATTTCCAGATATTCCCTGCCTCTTTCTTATTAGCGGAGATTTTTTTGATTTACATAGCTATATTACAAGACACAAGGTTGACGGAGTTGTTTTTGAACACGAATTCTTCTCTGAAAAAGAGATAAAAAAACTTATTGAAAATGGAAAACAGGTTTACTGCTACTCTGTTGACGATGTAAAAGATGTTTTATACTTTTACAATCAGGGAATTAACGGAATTATTACAAATTACCCTGTTAAAATGAAAAAATACCTTGAAACAATTGAGCCTTTCAAAAAAAAATGA
- the uvrB gene encoding excinuclease ABC subunit UvrB, translated as MNRFKLVSDYKPTGDQPEAIEKILKSLEKGNRYQTLLGVTGSGKTFTMANIISKWQKPTLIIAHNKTLAAQLYNEFKTFFPENAVEYFVSYYDYYQPEAYVPESDLYIEKDSSINEEIEKLRLSATKSLLTRRDVIVIASVSCIYGLGSPREYKNMAISIAQGEIKNRGRLLMELAQIQYVRSMFESEAGTFRVRGDTIEVFPSYQDEGIRIEMFDDEIESIKLFDPLTGKTIKKLDSVEIYPSSHYVTSKDRLMLAIERIKEELKERLDFFEKKGRLLEAQRLAQRTNYDIEMLLETGICKGIENYSRHLEGRNEGEPPFTLLDYFPDDFLVIVDESHITIPQIGGMYRGDRSRKETLVEFGFRLPSALDNRPLRFEEFEEKINQILFVSATPGKYEIEKTGGITAEQIIRPTGLIDPKIIVKPAKNQVDDLLEEIRKRVEKNERVLVATLTKKMAENLSEYLIEAGIKAKYLHSDIDTLERVEILKNLRKGEFDVLVGVNLLREGLDLPEVSLVAVLDADKEGFLRSETSLIQVSGRAARNVNGTAIFYADRMTKAIENTIKESERRRKKQIEYNKKHGITPKTIVKSYENILSSIFERDYFTVKLEEESKIEDYSREALLEHIKKLEKEMKKLAKDLKFEEAAKIREKIKELKEKAVM; from the coding sequence ATGAATAGATTTAAACTTGTTTCCGATTACAAACCAACTGGAGACCAGCCAGAGGCAATAGAAAAAATACTAAAAAGCCTTGAGAAAGGGAACAGGTATCAGACTCTTCTTGGAGTTACAGGCTCTGGAAAAACCTTCACAATGGCAAACATAATAAGCAAATGGCAAAAACCAACCCTGATAATTGCCCACAATAAAACACTTGCAGCCCAGCTTTACAATGAGTTTAAAACATTTTTCCCTGAAAACGCTGTTGAATACTTTGTTTCTTACTATGATTATTACCAGCCAGAAGCATATGTGCCTGAAAGCGATTTGTACATTGAAAAAGACTCTTCAATAAATGAAGAGATTGAAAAATTAAGGCTATCAGCCACAAAAAGCCTTTTAACAAGAAGAGATGTAATTGTTATTGCATCTGTTTCCTGCATATACGGTTTAGGCTCCCCAAGGGAATACAAAAATATGGCTATTTCAATAGCTCAAGGAGAAATTAAAAACAGAGGAAGGCTTTTAATGGAACTTGCACAAATCCAGTATGTAAGAAGTATGTTTGAATCAGAGGCAGGCACTTTCAGGGTAAGGGGAGATACAATTGAGGTTTTCCCCTCATACCAGGATGAGGGGATAAGGATTGAAATGTTTGACGATGAGATTGAGTCAATTAAATTATTTGACCCTCTTACAGGAAAAACAATTAAAAAACTGGATTCAGTGGAAATTTATCCATCCTCTCACTATGTAACAAGCAAAGATAGGCTAATGCTTGCAATAGAGAGGATTAAGGAAGAGTTAAAGGAAAGGCTTGATTTTTTTGAAAAAAAGGGAAGACTTCTTGAAGCACAACGACTTGCCCAGAGAACAAATTACGACATTGAAATGTTATTAGAAACAGGGATATGCAAGGGAATTGAAAACTATTCAAGACACCTTGAGGGAAGGAATGAGGGAGAACCACCCTTTACACTTTTAGACTACTTCCCAGACGATTTTCTTGTTATTGTTGACGAAAGCCACATAACGATTCCCCAGATAGGGGGAATGTACAGGGGGGACAGAAGCAGAAAGGAAACCCTGGTTGAGTTTGGCTTCAGGTTACCTTCAGCCCTTGACAACAGGCCATTAAGGTTTGAAGAGTTTGAAGAAAAGATTAACCAGATTCTATTTGTCTCTGCTACGCCTGGAAAGTATGAAATAGAAAAAACAGGGGGAATTACAGCTGAGCAGATAATAAGGCCAACAGGGTTAATTGACCCTAAAATTATTGTAAAACCTGCAAAAAATCAGGTTGATGACCTGCTTGAAGAAATAAGAAAAAGGGTTGAAAAAAATGAGAGGGTGCTTGTTGCAACCTTAACAAAAAAAATGGCTGAAAATTTAAGCGAGTATTTAATTGAAGCAGGAATAAAAGCTAAATACCTTCATTCAGACATAGATACCCTTGAAAGGGTTGAAATTCTCAAAAATTTACGAAAGGGAGAATTTGATGTGCTTGTTGGAGTAAACCTATTGAGGGAAGGACTTGATTTGCCGGAGGTTTCATTGGTTGCAGTGCTTGATGCAGACAAAGAGGGATTTTTGAGAAGTGAAACTTCCCTTATTCAGGTTTCAGGAAGGGCTGCAAGAAATGTAAACGGCACAGCAATCTTTTATGCAGATAGAATGACAAAGGCTATTGAAAACACAATTAAAGAGAGTGAAAGAAGGAGAAAAAAACAGATTGAGTACAACAAAAAACACGGTATAACACCAAAAACAATTGTTAAATCTTACGAAAATATACTCTCTTCAATATTTGAGAGGGATTACTTTACAGTAAAACTTGAAGAGGAAAGCAAAATTGAGGATTACTCAAGAGAGGCTTTATTAGAGCATATTAAAAAACTTGAAAAAGAGATGAAAAAACTTGCTAAAGATTTGAAATTTGAAGAAGCTGCAAAAATAAGGGAAAAAATAAAAGAATTAAAAGAAAAAGCTGTTATGTAA
- the rbr gene encoding rubrerythrin codes for MKSLKGTKTLENLLKSFAGESQARNRYDMYAKIAGKEGYKQIEALFLETADNERVHAKTFYKHIVENLGLNEPLGIEIQAEYPVQLGNTLENLKAAAMGEHEEFVELYPTFAKIAQEEGFPEIAASWNAIAKVEMWHEKRFLKLAKNIEDGTVFVKDGKVYWKCRKCGYVHEGIEAPKQCPACKHPQGYFELLAENY; via the coding sequence ATGAAAAGCTTAAAAGGGACTAAAACTTTAGAGAATTTATTAAAAAGTTTTGCCGGTGAATCTCAAGCAAGAAACAGGTACGATATGTACGCAAAAATAGCCGGTAAAGAAGGTTATAAGCAGATTGAGGCTTTATTCCTTGAGACTGCAGATAATGAAAGGGTGCATGCAAAGACTTTTTACAAACACATTGTTGAGAATTTAGGGTTAAATGAGCCACTGGGGATTGAGATTCAGGCAGAATACCCTGTTCAGTTAGGCAATACTCTTGAAAACCTTAAAGCTGCTGCCATGGGAGAGCATGAAGAATTTGTTGAGCTTTATCCGACATTTGCAAAGATTGCGCAGGAAGAAGGTTTTCCTGAAATAGCCGCATCCTGGAATGCTATTGCAAAGGTTGAGATGTGGCATGAGAAGAGGTTTTTAAAGCTTGCAAAGAATATTGAGGATGGCACTGTTTTTGTAAAAGATGGCAAAGTTTACTGGAAGTGCAGAAAGTGCGGTTATGTCCATGAAGGGATTGAGGCACCTAAGCAATGTCCCGCCTGCAAGCATCCACAGGGGTACTTTGAACTTTTAGCTGAAAATTATTGA
- the def gene encoding peptide deformylase: MKLPIVVYGDPVLEKKGEKIKEINEEIKKLVEDMYETMVAAPGIGLAAPQVGKSLQLAIIDLSAGENPEERLVLINPEIIEKEGLQKEEEGCLSFPGIFGFVERPEKVKVKYTDLDGNEKIIEGEGLLARALCHEIDHLNGELFIFKFAPVKRQLVMKKIKKLMKEGRWGY, encoded by the coding sequence ATGAAGCTCCCTATCGTTGTTTACGGTGACCCTGTTTTAGAAAAAAAGGGGGAAAAGATTAAAGAGATAAACGAAGAAATAAAAAAATTAGTTGAAGATATGTATGAAACAATGGTTGCAGCACCTGGAATAGGACTTGCTGCCCCTCAGGTAGGCAAAAGCCTTCAACTTGCAATAATAGATTTAAGTGCAGGAGAAAATCCCGAAGAAAGGCTTGTCCTGATAAATCCAGAGATTATTGAAAAAGAGGGTTTGCAAAAGGAAGAAGAGGGTTGTTTAAGCTTTCCTGGAATTTTTGGTTTTGTTGAAAGGCCTGAAAAGGTTAAGGTAAAGTACACTGATTTAGACGGGAATGAAAAAATAATTGAAGGGGAAGGTCTTCTTGCAAGGGCACTCTGCCATGAAATTGACCATTTAAACGGAGAATTGTTTATATTTAAATTTGCACCGGTAAAAAGACAGCTTGTAATGAAAAAGATTAAAAAACTTATGAAGGAAGGAAGATGGGGTTATTAA
- the fmt gene encoding methionyl-tRNA formyltransferase, translating into MGLLKTVFMGTPEIAVPFLKKLNELTDVKLVITQPDKPKGRKRVLTPPPVKVEAEKLNVEVIQPEKIKKNEELLSKLKKINPDLILVVAYGKIIPENILNLPKYGCLNIHFSALPKYRGAAPVNWAIVNGEVITDVCLMKMDKGLDTGPIIGCLSEKIDPNDNAEDLFQRLTEKGLKLLETTLFDYVEGKITPIPQIEEHASYAPIIKKSDGKLDPNLPAIDIHNRVRGFYPWPSVFGKINGKTMKILKTFPSEMTSEKEPGTIVIKNGIPFMVCGDKHLLKLMVVQPESKKPMDGKSAVNGGYLKDGDKFE; encoded by the coding sequence ATGGGGTTATTAAAAACTGTTTTTATGGGCACTCCTGAAATTGCAGTACCTTTTTTAAAAAAACTGAATGAATTAACCGATGTAAAGCTTGTTATAACCCAGCCTGACAAACCTAAAGGAAGAAAGAGGGTTTTAACTCCCCCTCCAGTAAAGGTTGAGGCTGAAAAACTTAATGTAGAAGTAATTCAGCCAGAAAAAATAAAGAAAAACGAAGAATTATTATCAAAACTTAAAAAAATTAACCCAGACTTAATTCTTGTTGTCGCTTATGGGAAAATTATTCCAGAAAATATACTAAACCTTCCCAAATATGGATGTTTAAACATTCACTTTTCAGCATTACCAAAATACAGAGGTGCGGCACCTGTTAACTGGGCAATTGTAAACGGTGAGGTTATTACCGATGTTTGCTTGATGAAAATGGACAAAGGTCTTGATACAGGTCCCATAATTGGATGTTTAAGCGAAAAGATTGACCCTAACGACAACGCAGAAGACTTATTTCAAAGGCTTACAGAAAAGGGGTTAAAACTTCTTGAAACCACATTATTTGACTATGTTGAAGGAAAAATAACTCCTATCCCCCAAATAGAAGAACACGCAAGTTATGCTCCTATAATAAAAAAAAGTGATGGAAAACTTGACCCCAATTTGCCTGCAATAGATATACACAACAGAGTTAGGGGATTTTACCCGTGGCCCTCAGTTTTCGGAAAGATAAACGGAAAAACCATGAAGATTTTAAAAACATTTCCATCAGAGATGACTTCTGAAAAAGAGCCGGGGACAATTGTTATAAAAAACGGGATTCCATTTATGGTATGCGGAGACAAACACCTTTTAAAACTTATGGTTGTTCAGCCTGAATCAAAAAAACCTATGGATGGTAAATCTGCTGTAAACGGAGGCTATTTGAAAGACGGAGACAAATTTGAATAA
- the lpxB gene encoding lipid-A-disaccharide synthase, which produces MNKKIFILCGELSAEQYAAKLVPFFKKQGYEVYALGGNLLKKSGANVVLDYKALSVVGLTEVIEHYSHLKKAFNLLVEKIKELKPDILICIDFPDFNIRLAKKVKKYVGKLVYFIPPQVWAWRLYRAKFISNLFDRVIVLFPFEKPLYENARYYGHPLTEMIEVKSSENEFEKKYSLESDKKRVLLLPGSRKKEVISLTPHMTDFATLILQKHNDIDFLFLPSPSLEREVINLFKAEFTKETSTQLYEIQPQDKYEAIKYSDIAIGSSGTVSLECGLLKTPMAALYKLSNLTYFFGLCVVRSDFITIPNIILEEEVFKELINFTLTPENIMDYTEKVLYNPEFSEALKKKLDKLGTMLHKDKILENITKEIMD; this is translated from the coding sequence TTGAATAAAAAAATATTTATTCTTTGCGGTGAATTGTCAGCAGAGCAATACGCCGCAAAACTTGTCCCATTTTTTAAAAAACAAGGCTATGAAGTATATGCTTTAGGTGGGAATTTATTAAAAAAATCTGGGGCAAATGTTGTTCTTGATTACAAAGCACTCTCTGTTGTCGGCTTAACGGAGGTTATTGAACATTACTCGCACTTAAAAAAAGCATTTAACCTTTTAGTAGAAAAAATAAAAGAATTAAAGCCTGACATTCTAATATGCATAGATTTCCCTGATTTCAATATTCGCCTTGCAAAAAAAGTAAAAAAGTATGTGGGAAAGCTTGTCTATTTTATACCCCCACAGGTATGGGCATGGAGGCTATACAGGGCAAAGTTTATCTCAAACCTCTTTGACAGGGTGATTGTTTTATTTCCATTTGAAAAACCACTGTACGAAAACGCCAGATACTATGGACACCCTCTAACAGAAATGATAGAGGTAAAGTCTTCTGAAAACGAATTTGAAAAAAAATACTCCCTTGAATCAGATAAAAAAAGAGTGCTTTTGCTTCCAGGAAGCAGAAAAAAAGAGGTTATTTCACTAACTCCACATATGACAGACTTTGCAACATTAATTTTACAAAAACACAACGATATTGATTTTCTATTTCTTCCATCCCCCTCACTTGAAAGAGAAGTTATTAATCTGTTTAAAGCGGAATTTACAAAAGAAACCAGCACTCAACTTTACGAAATTCAACCTCAAGATAAGTATGAGGCAATAAAGTATTCAGATATTGCAATAGGCAGTTCAGGAACAGTATCCCTTGAATGCGGGCTTTTAAAAACCCCTATGGCTGCACTCTACAAACTCTCCAACCTTACATACTTTTTTGGATTATGCGTTGTAAGAAGTGATTTTATTACAATTCCAAACATTATTCTTGAAGAAGAAGTTTTTAAAGAACTAATTAATTTCACTTTAACCCCAGAAAATATAATGGATTATACAGAAAAAGTGTTGTATAATCCTGAATTTAGTGAGGCATTAAAGAAAAAGTTGGATAAATTAGGTACAATGCTTCACAAAGATAAAATATTAGAAAACATTACAAAGGAAATTATGGACTGA
- a CDS encoding ABC transporter ATP-binding protein, which yields MPVVKRFLRYFKPYWGSLILSFIILFFVAVLWEVNTAVAKLIMDGPLKEKTSISKIEKTKTYKKDRLQFVTDFKNKVKKYLEKKGFGKKLNLKNASSGDVAVIVILILILYILKGITTFWGYFLLGVTGHKVIRDLRNDLYSSIINQSVSFFDKYHSGTLISRITNDVYIIQNAVTSKIGDLFKETLFLILIVAAIFYIDYKLSFLLMVIFPLIVVPVILISKAIRKATTLSQMKMAEMMNILKETISGSRIVKAFAMENFEIKKFVNKNYEFFKANVKLVAATVMSSPIMELVGAISLSIVIVYGNMKIKSGEMTTGTFMTYVMNVLLLYSPIRRLNRVNNEMQQAMSALKRVFSLMDEKNKIKSPTKPVKFPEEIKEIEFKNVSFSYDGKKKVLDNINLKAKRGETIAVVGSSGDGKTTLVNLIPRFYDCTDGQITINGIDIREFDLKDLRNNIGIVTQETILFDDTVFNNIAYGRSDIPLEKVEYAAKLAYAHDFIKKMKKGYDTNIGESGLFISGGQRQRLAIARALLKNPPILILDEATSALDTESEVLVQKALENLMKNRTTFVIAHRLSTIRNADRIYVISKGKIVEVGTHEELLKKNGVYKRLYNIQFGAKNE from the coding sequence ATGCCTGTAGTAAAGAGATTTTTGAGATACTTTAAGCCTTACTGGGGTTCATTGATATTATCGTTTATCATTCTCTTTTTCGTTGCAGTTTTATGGGAAGTAAACACAGCAGTTGCAAAACTAATAATGGACGGCCCATTAAAGGAAAAAACATCAATTTCAAAAATAGAAAAGACTAAAACATATAAAAAAGACAGGCTTCAATTTGTAACAGACTTTAAGAATAAGGTAAAAAAATATCTTGAAAAAAAGGGATTTGGAAAAAAACTTAATTTAAAAAACGCATCAAGCGGGGATGTTGCCGTAATTGTTATTTTAATCCTTATCTTATACATTTTAAAAGGAATTACAACATTCTGGGGGTACTTTCTTTTAGGTGTTACAGGGCACAAGGTGATAAGGGATTTAAGGAACGATTTGTATTCCTCAATAATCAATCAATCTGTTTCGTTCTTTGATAAATACCACTCAGGCACACTTATATCCAGAATAACAAACGATGTTTATATAATCCAGAACGCTGTTACAAGCAAAATAGGTGATTTATTTAAAGAAACCCTTTTTCTAATCTTAATTGTGGCTGCAATATTCTATATTGACTACAAACTCTCCTTTCTTTTAATGGTAATCTTCCCACTAATTGTTGTGCCTGTTATCCTCATTTCAAAAGCAATAAGAAAAGCAACCACATTAAGCCAGATGAAAATGGCTGAAATGATGAATATCTTAAAAGAGACTATATCTGGCAGTAGAATTGTAAAAGCATTTGCAATGGAAAACTTTGAAATAAAGAAATTTGTTAACAAAAATTACGAATTTTTTAAAGCAAATGTAAAACTTGTGGCTGCAACCGTTATGTCTTCCCCAATAATGGAATTAGTAGGTGCAATAAGTTTAAGTATTGTTATTGTGTACGGGAATATGAAAATTAAATCAGGGGAAATGACAACAGGTACATTTATGACATATGTAATGAATGTATTGCTCTTATACTCCCCTATCAGAAGGCTAAACAGGGTAAATAATGAAATGCAACAAGCAATGAGTGCTTTAAAAAGAGTTTTTTCATTAATGGATGAAAAAAATAAGATTAAATCTCCAACCAAACCTGTTAAATTTCCCGAAGAGATTAAAGAGATTGAATTCAAAAATGTATCATTTTCTTACGATGGAAAGAAAAAAGTGCTGGACAATATAAACCTTAAAGCAAAAAGGGGAGAAACTATCGCTGTTGTTGGTTCAAGTGGAGACGGTAAAACAACCCTTGTAAATCTAATTCCCAGATTCTACGATTGCACAGATGGCCAGATTACAATAAACGGTATTGACATAAGGGAATTTGATTTGAAAGATTTAAGAAACAACATAGGCATTGTAACTCAGGAAACAATACTCTTTGACGATACTGTATTTAACAACATTGCTTATGGAAGAAGTGATATCCCATTAGAAAAAGTTGAATACGCTGCTAAACTTGCCTATGCACACGATTTTATAAAAAAAATGAAAAAAGGATATGATACCAACATTGGAGAAAGCGGGTTATTCATTTCAGGGGGACAGAGGCAGAGGCTCGCAATTGCAAGGGCATTATTGAAAAACCCGCCAATACTTATACTTGATGAGGCAACAAGCGCACTTGATACTGAATCTGAAGTGCTTGTTCAAAAAGCCCTTGAAAATTTAATGAAAAATAGAACAACATTTGTTATAGCGCACAGGCTTTCAACAATAAGAAACGCTGACAGAATTTATGTTATAAGCAAGGGAAAAATTGTTGAAGTTGGTACCCATGAAGAATTGTTGAAAAAAAACGGAGTTTACAAAAGGCTTTACAATATTCAATTTGGCGCAAAAAATGAGTGA